The stretch of DNA TATAACCCTCAAGGAATTGTAGAATTAATGCAAATTCTTGCCTCTTCTAGAAACGGACAACAACCAGCAGAATTTTTTAGTACTCATCCCAATCCAGGTAATAGAACAGAACGACTTGGAGCAATCATTCAAGAAAATTTTCCCAATGGTATTCCTGCCGAATTAGAAGAAGGTCAACAAAAATTTGCTCAAATTGTTGGTTCTCGGCTTTGACAGTGACCAGTTACCAGTTACCAGTGACCAGTTACCAGTTACCAGTGACCAGTTACCAGTTACCAGTTATTAGTTACCAGTTATTAGTTACCAGTTACCACATTATAAAATAATAAACATTCTTAAAATATAAAAGAAGCAGTAAAAATAAAAATAATTTAATAATATTTTCATGTTTTTGTGGTTACTTTTTTATCAGTTAATTTTTTGAAAAATAAAGGTAAATAAATATGGATATTACTTTAATTTATTGGCTTGTACTTGGTTTGATGATCTTAGGGGTAATCGGTGCAATTATTCCTGGTCTTCCTGGTAGTAGTCTAATTTTAATTGGTATTTTAATTTGGAGCGTAGCAACAGGATTTACTGGGATTGGATTGCCTCTGATTTTAATATTTATTGTCTTAATTCTTAGTGCAGGAATTGAATATTTAGCTCTTTATTTAGGGGCTAAACAAGTTGGTGCTAGTAAATGGGGTCAATATGGCGCGATCGCAGGAATGGCATTGGGTTTTTTAGGTTTGCTACCCGCTTTACCTTTTGGAGGCCCTTTAATTGGACTTCTGTTTGGCGCAATTTTGGGAGCGTTTATTGGTGAATTTCTTTATCGAAAAGATTTAGAATCTCAGGAAAGATTTCAACAAGCTTTTAAGGTAAGTTTAGGTATTGTAATCGGCTCGATTATTGGTAACGTAATTGAAGCTTTGTTAGCTGCTTTGGCAGTAATTATTTTTGTAATTAGTACCTGGCCTCCTGTAGGATTTAATTAATCAGTTACTAATTACTAAATTATGAGGGATGAATAATCAACCTCACCGAAGGTGCGCGTAGCGACCAACTATTAACCATTAGGAAAAACCAGGGAAACGAAATGTATCTTATTAAGAGGAATACATCTTATTCAAATGAATATATCTTTTAATAATTATTATTTGTTAGTTATTGATTTATTAATATTTTTGTTATCTCCTATTGTTTTTGTGATTAATATAATTATCTGGAAAGAGCGTTCTAATTCCTTGAAAATTAAAGTTGCTTATCTTTATTTAGGATTGTGGCTTACTTCATTTATTAGCTATTTAATAATGTCATAATTAAACTTGATTTCAATCCAATAATTACAAAAATGATTTATTTAGATTCAGCTATCATTGAAGAAGCAAAAATAGCAGTAAAAATGGGATGGATTAAAGGCATTACCACCAATCCAACTTTACTAGCAAAAAGTGATTTATCACCAAGCGAAACTTTAACCAAACTGACAAAAATTAGTCCTGGAGAATTATATTATCAACTTTGTACTACTGATTTTGATAGTATGGTAGCCGAAGGCAGAAAAGCACGGGAAATAATTGGTAAAAAAACTGTTTTAAAAATTCCTGCGACCGAATTAGGATTTCAAGTAACTGCTTATTTATCAAAAGAAATTAATTGTTCTGTCACAGCAATTTATAGTCCAGCACAAGCAGCAGTAGCAGCAGCAGCAGGAGCAAAATATGCGATCGCTTATGTTAACCGTGCTACTCGACTCCTAGGAGATGGTTTGGTTTTAGTTCGAGACATGGCAGCTATCTTGGCAGGTAGCAACACAGAAATTTTGGCTGCTAGTCTTAAATCTCCCGAAGAAGCAGCAGCAACACTACAAGCAGGTGCGCATCATTTAACTATTCCTCTAACAACTCTTCAAGCTATGACGACTCACGAGTTATCTAATCAAACAGTGGCAGAATTTAATCAAAATGGTCAAGGAATTTTTTAAAGGCTATAAAGTACAGTTAATACTTTGATTTTTACTTGTAATTGTTAATGGTTGATTATTAATTCCTCATAATTTAGTAATTAGTAATTAGTAATTAGTAACTGATATTGGTAACTGAATTCAAATTTTCATGAACAAACTGAAGTCCTATTACAACAGTGAAGGTAAAACTTATTTAGTAGAGGTGAAACTGAGTAGTATTAGCCAACTATTCAATTCTTTTGATCCTTCTCCTTTTATTGAAAAAGATTTGGATGATGAGGTTGAAAATTATATTGTTCAGTCGGTAAGAGAATTTTCAATCAATACACCACTCAAATTAATTTTTTACCTCCCACCAGAAAAGCAAGACGAAGCCAAACAAATTTTACCTGAAGCTATTCATCATTACTTTGATTACAGAAAACAAAATTCTGAAAAAGAATTACGAACAATTCTACGCCAAGGTCGTACTTCTTTAATAATTGGACTGGTATTTTTGTTTACTTGTATTAGTACTACAGAATTTACAAATTGGCTAGCAAGTGGCCCTCTCACTCATATTTTTCAAGAAGGATTAGTAATTATTGGTTGGGTAGCTATGTGGCGACCGATAGAAATTTTTCTTTACGATTGGTGGTCGATTAAAAATAATCAAAAATTGTATGACAAACTTAGTCAAATAACGATAGAAATTAAACAAAATAAAGAAGAAAAAGTTAGTATTAAATCTCAATCAAAAGAAATTTTGCCTTTATAGTATTTAAAAAAAATATGAAGGACAATTAAGCAATTGTCCCTCGGTGTTTATTGATTTGTTAACTAATCTTTTAAAGCATCAGGAGCAGTTCTTTCAGCAGTGTCTGGATACAATTGACCGAATTCTTTTACAGCTTGTGCTGACTCTTTACCAATTTCTGCAAGCCTTTCGCCTGGGTTGTTTTCAGTTTCGCGAGCTTTTTGATACCATTCTCTTGTGGTAGTAGGTCTTTCAGAATTAGATTCAAATACTTTGTCACTAATATTATTTAAAGCTTGATTGTTGCTTGCACTATTAAAACCGCTTGTTAGCAAGATTAATCCCACAAATACAGTAGCAAGAAAACTTTTTACTTGAACTAATTTTAAAAGGGAACTGACGCGAGCGATCGCTTTAGAAATCAAATGAATCATGATGAGCCTCTATAAGTCCATTTTCAATAATTTTTTGAGTTTCGGAGTTTCATTAACTAGTCATGAAGACAGATTAGAAACAAAATCGGCTCAAAATCTTAGATTGATTCTCAGCCGATTGGCTTTTCCGAACATAGATTCAAAGTAGCTATAATCAGAAACTAATCCCTCTAACAAAAGTTATAAGGTTGTTCTCTGTCAAAAGTCTTATTGTCAATGTTTAATAGTCGTTTGATTACCAGGGAAACGGTTGACATTTACATTCCCTAAAGATTGACGAGCTACTTCTAAACATAAACGATGTTCAGCACGAGCGATCGCTTTGTAAGTAGGAATTACAGCTTCTGGTTCGACAGAAATGGTCGTAATACCCCATCGAACTAACTGGTCAATTAGTTGAGGATATTGTACAGGAGCTTGACCGCAAATTGAGCAAGGAATACCAGCTTGTTGAGCAGCTTTAATAATTTGTGCGATCGCTTTTAACACGGCAGGATGATTGGCAGTTAATCCACTAGCAGCAAAGTCTGCTTGTTCTCGATCTATTCCTAACAGTAGTTGAGTTAGATCATTTGTACCAATAGCTATTCCTTGGATTCCTGCCTGTACGTATTCTTCAATTAAAAACATCACCGAGGGGATTTCTGCCATCATCCACAGTTGAAAATTCGGTTGTCTAGTTAAACCAACTTCATCGATCAAACGACGGCAATAAGTAACTTCGGCAATACTACGCACAAAAGGCAAAATCAGATGGCAGTTAGTATAACCTTCTGAATACAACTGTGCCAAAGCAGATAACTCTAATTTAAATAAGCTCGAATCAGAGAGGTAATTGTACGTACCTCTTTTACCCACAATCGGATTAATTTCAGTTTTTTTTGCCCCAAAACAATAATCCAAAGAACGATAAAATATAGGTCTAGGAGTAAAACTTGTCACAAACTGACTCAAACGATTGATAATCTCTCCCAATAAATTTGAAGAAGAGACTTGAGCTAAAAAATTATTAGAGCTAATCAGATCTGCTAGCATCAACTCAGCACGAATCAAACCAACTCCATCAATTGGTAAATAAGCAGCACTATCAACCAGATTAGTTTGACTCAAATTAACCATCAGTTGAGTAGCAATCGGATAAGGATTCATTAAAGAGCGATCGCTTTGTAACCATCCTAAAGAATCCACTCTAGTCCTCGCTTCTTCTTCCTTTTGCTCCCAACTACTCATTATTTTTTCCTCTGGTGATAATCGATAAATCTTGCCAGTATTACCGTTGAGTAAGATTTTGTCTCCTGTTTGCAGCAGTTGTGTAGCGTTATTAACTCCCACAATGGCAGGAATACCTAATTCCCTGGCTAAGATTGCTCCATGACTGGTAATACCACCTTGTTCGGTAATAATTCCACCAATGTGTTGTAGTAGAGAAATTTGATGAGGAGCAAGCTGTTTTAAAACAACAATACTACCTGGTTTGATTTGCTCAGAAGAAAGCATAGAATCAAGATTAACCTCAACAGTTGCTTTAACTATTCCTGAAGCAGCAGCTATTCCAGTTAGTAAAGGTTGATCGGTACTTTGCCAAGAGGCAGTGGAAAAATAATTTAACTGAGTAAAATAAAATTTATCAATACTATTTTGGGGTAAAGTCCATTCTAAATAATTAATATGCCTTCTTTTTTGAGCTAAATCTTCAATTGATTGAATTAAACGAGTTAAGGTATTATCATCTACTGCAAATTGTTCTTGTTCTGCTTCAGTTGTTAGCTCTACTTCTAAACAATTGTCTTCTTCTGCTTGGCTGATATTTTGAAGACGATAAGCTAAAGTTTTAATCCCCAACTGACGATTAATAATATTTAAAGTTTTGCGGTCTATTTCATAAAAATCTGGTTGTATTTCTCCTCTGAGAAGACTATGCCCTAAACCCAAAGTAGCCGAAATAAAGAGACGATCTGACTTTAATTCGACAATACCAGAAGCCTTGGCATTATATAAAGGTTGAACTAAAACAGCTAAATTAAGTTTTTCTAAATCAATTCCCAATTTTTGCCAATAGAATAAACTTTTTGCCCCAAATAAATCTGCCCAAACTTTTTTGATCGTCTTAGTTAAAGTGTTTGGTTGACAACGACAACTATGCGATCGCCATAAACCTGTAGTCATTCGTTGGTAATGGTGAGAAACCACTAAAGAAGGGCGAACAATCAAAGTTTGAGCATTTAATTGCGTTGCTGCTGCAAAAATTTCTGCTTGCCATTGCTCAGGAAAAGGAGTTTCCAGAATAATTTGACGACTTTTTTGCGCAACTGACTGAAGTACCAAATAATTATCTACATTGAGATGTAAAGAAGAATTAGGTAAATTAGCAATTAACGATTGAGCATCATTAAAATTTTCCAGAAACTCTTTTAATATTGGCGTACCAATCACATAACCAGGCAAAATCGGATAGCCATGCTGTAAAAGCTGACTCAAAATAAATACTTTTTCTCCAACGAAAGATTGCTCAGATGGACTGATTTGTGAGAGCCAATAAAGATGTTTCACTACTTTAATGTACAGCCATTAATTCTGTGTTACCAACCTTAACTTTTTCGATCAATTCTTCGGTTAATTTGACAAAAGCTTTAGAACCAACAGAATTCGGCATAGCTATTACTGCGGGAGTAAATAAATCTACAGCTTTAGCAACATTAACATCCATAGGAATAGAGTTAGTAAATAATTGAGAAGGGTAATAATCGTCTCTAACTCTTTTCATTACTTGTTTGTAATATCTGCCCATTAATCCTCCTGCCGAGAGAACAAAAACAATCCCTAGCAAATTGATATTTAGTGGTTCGATATTTTGATGACTTTCTTTGAGTTTCGCAATTCTTCTTTCTAATAGTTGAATACCTACTAAAGAAAGCGGTTCAGGACGAGCAGGCAGTAAGTAATAATTACTAGCAGCAATACCACTGCGAGTTAGCAAATTATACCCAGGAGCGCAGTCCATAATAATGAAATCGTAATCATCAATCACTTGATCGACGATTTGTTTAATTAAAATTCTTTCAAAATTATCCCATATTTTTTCAAACTCTTGTTCATCCTCTTCTAAAGCTTTTTTATGTAACATTTCCGAAACTAGATATTCATCGTAAAGCTCAATATCTCCTGGTAATAATTCCAAACCTTCAATGTTACAAATATTGGCATAAATAAGGTCTTGAATTTCAAGTTTACTCCAAGGATTAGGACTAATTACCTGATCGATTAGATAACTTAAAGTGCGTCTTTTTTTCCGCATTTTGGCAAAATCGTGGGGAGAAATTAAGCTTAAAGTTGCACTAATTTGCGAATCTAAATCTAAAACTAAAACTCGCTTGCCGTGATTTTTGGCTAAACAAGTAGCAAGATTTACAGTGAGAGTAGTTTTACCTACTCCGCCTTTCATATTTACTGTGCTAATCACAATTCCCATTAGCTTATTTCCTCACAGTTCTAGTTACAGGTTAGTTTGCCAGAAGATTGACGGAATAAATCTTGATATTTCCTATATTTTGTTAATTGTTTTTTAAAACACTATTTATTTAGTAATAGTTGCCAAAGCAACCCCCAGTAAAAGTACCAATCCTCCGACAATGACTAAATTAGGAGGTGTTTCAGCGAAAAGAAAATATCCTAACAAACTAGAGCCGATTGGTTCAAATAAAATACTTAAAGTGACAAAAGTTGGAGAAATCCATTTGATTGCCCAGTTAAAACTAGTATGACCAATTAATTGCGAAATAATCGCCATTAATAACACATAAAAATAAACTTTACTCGGATAATCAAAATAATTGACTCCAAAGAGTAGAGGTAAAGGAAATAAAATTAAAGCTGCGGTGGAATAAGAGACGGCAATGTAATTACTGATATTTAAGCCTTGTCTTTGTGCTTGCGAACCAAATAAAAAATATAAGCTAGTCATCCAAGCCCCGATTAAAGCTAAAATATCTCCCAAAATAGGATTGGTAAGCTGTTTTGATTCATAATCAGCTAAGGCAATAATTATTCCTCCTGTTAAGGCAATTAAGATACCGATAATACTGTATTTATTCAGTTTTTCTTTTAACCAAACTCGCGATAAAATAGCTACCCAAATTGGATTAGTAGTTACTAAAGCGGTAGAAGCAGCGATTGAAGTAAAAGCTAAAGAAGTAATCCAAGTTGCAAAATGTAAAGCCAAACAAATTCCAGCAGCGAGAGGTTCGCTCATACTTCGCGATCGCAAAAATTAGAGCTTTAGTAGTAACTTGATGTTTTTTAAAGTTTTGCCAAGCAGGAATTAAGATTACAGCAGAGATAATTAAACGAGATGCAGCAATAAAGAGACTAAAACCCACACTATTAGTTGCTGCTGCTGCCATTGCCAAGCGAATCAAAATTGCTGCGGTAGAAACTGCGACAACACCAATCGATAAAACAATTCCTACCTGCCAGGATTTAGGCTGCATTAGAAAATTAGATAAATTGAGATTTATAGAGAATTTTCTGAAAAATCTGTTAGTTCCAGCAAAATAACGGGAATTCTAAAATTATAATTCCTTTCTCCTCACACTCAACGAATACAGATATGTCTGAGATTTACTTTGCGAAGGCTGCTTTTCGCGAAATATAAGTATTGTCGTCTAAGGATTTAGAAAAGTTAAAAGATATTGTTATTCGTCTAAGTCAATCGGATTTTGCTCACACCAAAAAACTTCGAGGATATGATTCATTTGAGCGAACTAAATATAACCGCACGGATAAACTGCGTGTAATTTGGTATTTCTTTGCAGAAGATATCGTAATTATTCAAGTTGTACAACGGAGAGATGCTTATAAACAAAATTTAAAAAATCGTCGATGTAGTCATCTAATTCATTGGCAAAATATTGCCCAATTACCTGAAGAAAAATCTGTAGCAACACCAATTTATAAATGGAATAATGAAGGGCAAAGTAATTGGTTTAGATTTATTTACGGTGGTTATCGTTATTCTCCTCAATTAACAAGTCATCAAAGAGAAGTAATTGAAGATTTAATAGATTCAATTAATAAATATAACTATAATCTAAGCACAGAAGATATTAGAAATAAAAGTTTACTAATTCAAAGCGCACCTGGAAGGAGATTTGAATCAGCGTATTCAACCAGTAAATTTTGATTGGGGACATTTAGAGCTAAAAAAAAGAACAAACTTACTTTACAATTATCGTAATTCAAAAAAAATCTTAGAATTTGCTGAACAATTTATAGAAAGAGCTAAAGAAATAAATAAACAAGAGGGAAATTCATACGCTCAAATTCCATCCTGTGCTGATCCTGAATATGCTGTTGAAGGAGGAGAACAAATCAGGATAATAGAATATAAATTACAAGAAGAAGCTCAACATTTTCTTAAGCAATTTAGAAAATAACTGTAATCAATTAAATCAAGAAATAGATAAAAAACGAGAATTATTTGAAATAAGTTTATCTGTACTGGAAGAGATTAAAGCTCAAGGTAGAGAGATTAAAAATACCTGTATTGAATGGAATAACTTTAAAGCTCAGATTGATGAAGATAAAAATGATTTAATTAAGTATCATCAAACAATCAAACAGGATTGTGATATTTTTAGTGATCAAGTTAAAACAAGCTATGAAATAATTAATCAAATTCAACAAGATAAAGAGACAGTAAAACAATTAAATCAAGAAACTAAAATCAAAAGCGATCGCGTTGAAGAAATTCAACTTCAATTAGAAACACTTCATCAAGAAATAAAAGCTTATGCTCAAAGTTGCCAAGCACAATTAATTGAATCTAACGAAATTAAAGCAACAATATTAAAACTTTCAGAAATTAATCAGAATCAGACTAATACTGTAGTTGAGATTGAATCAAACTTACACAATCTTCAGCAACAAGTTCAACTTGAATACCAAAGTTTTACCCAACAAAGCCAAACAATTACGACACAATTACAGCAATTAGCTAATACAGTATATCAAGATAAAGAGATAGTAACACAATTAAATCAAGAAACTAAAATCAAAAGCGATCGCGTTGAAGAAATTAATAATAAATTAGAAACACTTCATCAAGAAATCCAAACTTATGCTCAAAGTTGCCAAGCACAATTAACTGAATCTAACGAAATTAAAGCAACAATATTAAAACTTTCAGAAATTAATCAGAATCAGACTAATACTGTAGTTGAGATTGAATCAAACTTACACAATCTTCAGCAACAAGTTCAACTTGAATACCAAAGTTTTACCCAACAAAGTCAAACAATTACGACACAATTACAGCAATTAGCTAATACAGTACATCAAGATAAAGAGACAGTAACACAATTAAATAAAAAAACTAAAATCAAAAGCGATCGCATTGAAGAAATTAATAATAAAATAGAGGAAAAATTTGATGAACTTAAAACCTCTTTAGAAATTGAAATTAAAAACAAACACAAATTACTTAAATACTGGTTATTTAGCTTAACAGGATTACTTTTAATTTTAGGATTAGTAGGATTTGAATCCAATCATTTCAAACAAAAACTTACACTTTTATCATCTTATGTTAAACAAGAAATATTCATTGAGCGATAAAGTAAATTTTTGCCAACAACTCTAAAAAATTATATTTAAATTCTTTTCAATAATCATCATATCAGTGAAAAAAAATAGAAAGTAGAAGACAGAAAACAGAAGAAAAAAAATATTTATAACTGATAACTGATAACTGATAACTGGTAACTGGTAACTGATAACTGATAACTGATAACTGGTAACTGGTAACTGATAACTGATAACTGATAACTGGTAACTGGTAACTGGTAACTGAAATACTTTACCATTGAGGATTGGTAGCAATAATTGATTCAGCTAACTGTAAATTAAGAGGTTTAGAAAAGAAATACCCTTGCGCTGCTTCACAACCCAACTTACTGAGATGAGTTACTTGATGAGGTGTTTCTACTCCTTCTGCGATCGCTTTCATGCCTAGAGAATGAGCTAAAGTAATAATTGTCTTCACGATTTCACAATTTTCTCCTTCAGCATTGATCAAACTGACAAAAGAGCGATCGATTTTAAGAGTATCAATTGGGAAACGATGTAAATAACTGAGGGATGAATAACCTGTACCAAAATCATCAATACTTAATTGAATTTTTTGCTCTTTGATTTGAGTAAGAAGTTCAATTGTTTTATCTCCTTGATCCATTAACATAGTTTCTGTAAGTTCTAAACGAAGATTTTCCCCATTTAAACTAGTTTCAGCTAAAATTCGAGCTAGTTTTTCTATAAAATCAAATTGTTGAATTTGTCTAATCGAAAGATTAATGCTTAGATGCAGAGATGAAGCATGAGGAAATTTGGTTTGCCAAGTACGTAACTGTTGACAAGCTTCTCGTAACACCCATTCACCAATTGGTTCAATTAAACCCGTATCTTCAGCGATCGCAATAAAATCACCAGGAGAAATTAAACCAGTTAGGGGATGTTGCCAGCGTAACAGTACTTCAAAACCGATCACCTGACGAGTTTTTAAAGAGACAATTGGTTGATAATTAAGTAGAAATTCTTGACGTTCGATAGCTAAACGCAAGTCTGTTTCTAGTTGAGAAAGATGAATCGTCTGAGCGTACATTTCTTGATCGAAGATAGCATAACGTCCTTTTCCTAAAGCTTTAGCACGATACATGGCAATATCGGCATCCCGTAATAACTCGATACCATTTTGATAATGTGTCGAACCCAAAACGATACCAATGCTAGCACCAGAAAAAACTTTCCGCTCTTGTAAATGAATAGGAGAAGTAAGTTGAGCTAATAATCTTTCGGCGATCGCGATCGCATCTTGAAAATCTTGTAAATCTTCTAGAAGAATAGTAAACTCATCTCCACTCAACCGAGCAACCGTATCTACATCACGAGAACATTTTTTCAAAATATCAGCGATCGCAATTAAAAGTTGATCACCTACTGCGTGTCCCCAACTATCATTAATAATTTTAAAGCGATCGAGGTCAATAAACAGAACAGCAAACAAATAATCTTGATTTCTGTAACTACGTTGTAGAGCTTTTTGCAAATGCTCCATAAACAAAGTCCGATTAGGTAAACCAGTCAAAGCATCATGTAAAGCCTGAGCTAATAGTAATTGTTGTGTTTGTTTGTGTTGAGCAATTTCTTGATTTAGTTTATGAATAACTTGTTCTAATTGTTTAGTTCTTTGTTGAACTTTTTGTTCTAATTGGGTATTTAATAAAGAAATTTCTGCTTTAGCTGCTTGTAAAGCTAATTGATGCTGGATGCGAGCTAGAACTTCTTCAATTTGAAAAGGTTTAGTAATATAATCTACCCCACCCACCGCAAAAGCTTTTACCTTATCCACAACCCCATCAAACGCACTCAAGAAAATGATGGGAATTTCACGAGTTAATTGATCTGCTTTAAGTTTCTCACAAACTTCATAGCCGTCGAGATCGGGCATTTTGATATCCAGCAGAATTAAATCAGGTGGATTTTTTTTAGCTGTAATTAATGCCATAACACCATTTTTAGCGCAACGAACTTGATAACCTTGCTCGCTTAGAGTTGTAGACAAAACTCTTAAATTATCAGGAATATCATCGACTATTAAAATATTTGCTAAAAAAGAATTGAACTGAATATTATTCATAAATTGACAGCTTCTTGAGCCAGATTCATAATACGTTCAAAATCAAAATCATCTACTTCTTTTTGGATAGCTTTGGCTAAATTTTGCTGGTCGTGGGGTATTTCTGCTAATAATTGAGCAATTAGTTGATTATTAATCAAAGCAGCAGCTTCAGAAAGTTCTTCTAACCATTGATCAGACATAATTGCTAAAGCTTCGGCGGTTAATTTTTCAAGAGCTGCTAATTCAGAATTGTCTTCACAGTCAAGATTTTCGTAGAGATAACGAACTCCCAAATATTGACTCATCTTTTCAAAAATTACTTTTTCCCGAAAAGGTTTGCGCACAAAATCATCACAACCAGCAGAGAGAACAACTGCTTTTTCTTCTTCAAGAGTACTGGCAGTAAGGGCAATAATTGCGGTAGCTTGTCCTTTGAGATGAGATTTTATTTGTTGAGTAGCTTCATAACCATTCATAATAGGCATTCTCATATCCATCCAAATCAGATGAGGTTGCCAACTTTCCCAAAGTTGTACGGCTTCTTGTCCGTTGGTTGCCTCTTGTACTTGAAAACCAATTGGTTGTAATAACTTAATCAATAGTTGTCGATTTTCCCAGCGATCGTCTACTATTAAAATACGATATTCTTGTTGATTAAATTCAAGAGCAATTACTCTTTTAGTTTGTAGTTTCGCTTCAATTCTATTGGCTTCACTAAGCAAAGCTTGAATATAAAATTTAAAAATTGTACCTTTACCTACTTGAGAACTAACACTAATCTCTCCGCCCATCAATTCAACAAACTCTTTACTAATTGGTAAACCCAAACCAGTTCCTTGTTGCAATTGTTTACCTGTTTGAGTTTGGACAAATGGTTCAAATAAATTATCAATTTCTTCATCCGCAATGCCCGCACCCGTGTCTTCTACTTCAAAGGCAAGGCAGATGTCTCCTGTTCCCCTTTTCTCCTCTTCTTCTCTAACTAAACTAACCCGTAAAGTAACACTACCGTCGTTAGTAAACTTAATCGCATTTCCTAATAAATTAATTAAAACTTGACGTAGTTTTTTGTCGTCGGTTTGGATATATCGAGGTAAATTGCTGCTACGTTCGATCAGAAGCTGTAAACCTTTAGATTCTGCTTTTAAAGCTAACATTTCTTCGATTAAATTTAACAGAGTATACAAATCGAAATCCGTAGGATAGAAAGTCATTTGTCCTGACTCGATTTTGGCTAAATCCAGGA from Stanieria cyanosphaera PCC 7437 encodes:
- a CDS encoding two-component system response regulator — protein: MNNIQFNSFLANILIVDDIPDNLRVLSTTLSEQGYQVRCAKNGVMALITAKKNPPDLILLDIKMPDLDGYEVCEKLKADQLTREIPIIFLSAFDGVVDKVKAFAVGGVDYITKPFQIEEVLARIQHQLALQAAKAEISLLNTQLEQKVQQRTKQLEQVIHKLNQEIAQHKQTQQLLLAQALHDALTGLPNRTLFMEHLQKALQRSYRNQDYLFAVLFIDLDRFKIINDSWGHAVGDQLLIAIADILKKCSRDVDTVARLSGDEFTILLEDLQDFQDAIAIAERLLAQLTSPIHLQERKVFSGASIGIVLGSTHYQNGIELLRDADIAMYRAKALGKGRYAIFDQEMYAQTIHLSQLETDLRLAIERQEFLLNYQPIVSLKTRQVIGFEVLLRWQHPLTGLISPGDFIAIAEDTGLIEPIGEWVLREACQQLRTWQTKFPHASSLHLSINLSIRQIQQFDFIEKLARILAETSLNGENLRLELTETMLMDQGDKTIELLTQIKEQKIQLSIDDFGTGYSSLSYLHRFPIDTLKIDRSFVSLINAEGENCEIVKTIITLAHSLGMKAIAEGVETPHQVTHLSKLGCEAAQGYFFSKPLNLQLAESIIATNPQW
- a CDS encoding putative PEP-binding protein; protein product: MKHLYWLSQISPSEQSFVGEKVFILSQLLQHGYPILPGYVIGTPILKEFLENFNDAQSLIANLPNSSLHLNVDNYLVLQSVAQKSRQIILETPFPEQWQAEIFAAATQLNAQTLIVRPSLVVSHHYQRMTTGLWRSHSCRCQPNTLTKTIKKVWADLFGAKSLFYWQKLGIDLEKLNLAVLVQPLYNAKASGIVELKSDRLFISATLGLGHSLLRGEIQPDFYEIDRKTLNIINRQLGIKTLAYRLQNISQAEEDNCLEVELTTEAEQEQFAVDDNTLTRLIQSIEDLAQKRRHINYLEWTLPQNSIDKFYFTQLNYFSTASWQSTDQPLLTGIAAASGIVKATVEVNLDSMLSSEQIKPGSIVVLKQLAPHQISLLQHIGGIITEQGGITSHGAILARELGIPAIVGVNNATQLLQTGDKILLNGNTGKIYRLSPEEKIMSSWEQKEEEARTRVDSLGWLQSDRSLMNPYPIATQLMVNLSQTNLVDSAAYLPIDGVGLIRAELMLADLISSNNFLAQVSSSNLLGEIINRLSQFVTSFTPRPIFYRSLDYCFGAKKTEINPIVGKRGTYNYLSDSSLFKLELSALAQLYSEGYTNCHLILPFVRSIAEVTYCRRLIDEVGLTRQPNFQLWMMAEIPSVMFLIEEYVQAGIQGIAIGTNDLTQLLLGIDREQADFAASGLTANHPAVLKAIAQIIKAAQQAGIPCSICGQAPVQYPQLIDQLVRWGITTISVEPEAVIPTYKAIARAEHRLCLEVARQSLGNVNVNRFPGNQTTIKH
- a CDS encoding DMT family transporter gives rise to the protein MSEPLAAGICLALHFATWITSLAFTSIAASTALVTTNPIWVAILSRVWLKEKLNKYSIIGILIALTGGIIIALADYESKQLTNPILGDILALIGAWMTSLYFLFGSQAQRQGLNISNYIAVSYSTAALILFPLPLLFGVNYFDYPSKVYFYVLLMAIISQLIGHTSFNWAIKWISPTFVTLSILFEPIGSSLLGYFLFAETPPNLVIVGGLVLLLGVALATITK
- a CDS encoding transaldolase family protein, translated to MIYLDSAIIEEAKIAVKMGWIKGITTNPTLLAKSDLSPSETLTKLTKISPGELYYQLCTTDFDSMVAEGRKAREIIGKKTVLKIPATELGFQVTAYLSKEINCSVTAIYSPAQAAVAAAAGAKYAIAYVNRATRLLGDGLVLVRDMAAILAGSNTEILAASLKSPEEAAATLQAGAHHLTIPLTTLQAMTTHELSNQTVAEFNQNGQGIF
- a CDS encoding ParA family protein; the protein is MGIVISTVNMKGGVGKTTLTVNLATCLAKNHGKRVLVLDLDSQISATLSLISPHDFAKMRKKRRTLSYLIDQVISPNPWSKLEIQDLIYANICNIEGLELLPGDIELYDEYLVSEMLHKKALEEDEQEFEKIWDNFERILIKQIVDQVIDDYDFIIMDCAPGYNLLTRSGIAASNYYLLPARPEPLSLVGIQLLERRIAKLKESHQNIEPLNINLLGIVFVLSAGGLMGRYYKQVMKRVRDDYYPSQLFTNSIPMDVNVAKAVDLFTPAVIAMPNSVGSKAFVKLTEELIEKVKVGNTELMAVH
- a CDS encoding DUF456 domain-containing protein, whose product is MDITLIYWLVLGLMILGVIGAIIPGLPGSSLILIGILIWSVATGFTGIGLPLILIFIVLILSAGIEYLALYLGAKQVGASKWGQYGAIAGMALGFLGLLPALPFGGPLIGLLFGAILGAFIGEFLYRKDLESQERFQQAFKVSLGIVIGSIIGNVIEALLAALAVIIFVISTWPPVGFN